A genomic window from Ignavibacteriota bacterium includes:
- the trxA gene encoding thioredoxin encodes MKPIQIEDSNFETEVLKSEKPVLIDFWAVWCGPCKAIAPIVEELASEYAEKLKVGKLDVDANPRTAMQFGIRSIPTLLIFKEGKVVEQIVGAVPKRNLIDKITPHLN; translated from the coding sequence ATGAAACCAATACAAATCGAAGATTCAAATTTTGAAACAGAAGTACTTAAGTCCGAAAAGCCCGTTCTCATTGATTTTTGGGCGGTCTGGTGCGGACCGTGTAAAGCGATAGCGCCAATCGTTGAAGAACTTGCAAGTGAATATGCAGAAAAACTGAAGGTAGGCAAATTGGACGTGGATGCAAATCCTCGCACAGCAATGCAATTCGGCATCAGAAGTATTCCAACTTTACTGATATTTAAGGAGGGGAAGGTGGTAGAACAGATAGTTGGTGCAGTTCCTAAAAGGAATTTAATTGATAAAATCACCCCACATTTGAATTAA
- a CDS encoding helix-turn-helix domain-containing protein, which produces MKNGFSALPVLKTDKYYSTQELSKLFHANESTIKRWADSGKLKCFKTPGGHRKYTPDSVSEFITNFHYEIISFDADFTQKEENELLEFLISKGDFRTLSEVYFSQACKAEKANLYSLLHGCHSASIPLVTIYDEIVAKAVKKIFNLRNQSKISLTEEFITKNSMLESLFQFRLLTQKVFSSQRTVLLASAKSGIQEVVLSCAEHLLTMAGWKVLNLGANTNVEIVKAAIIAGQPQLICVCKDYLGEESGSTLLTTAIENKAQILFSNLDSYQNIFTTAKIEEITQRSFSSFNEMLSLIFKHR; this is translated from the coding sequence ATGAAAAACGGCTTTTCCGCTTTACCGGTTTTAAAGACAGACAAATATTATTCGACACAAGAGTTGTCTAAATTATTTCACGCAAATGAATCCACCATCAAACGTTGGGCAGATTCTGGCAAATTGAAGTGCTTTAAAACTCCCGGTGGACATAGAAAATACACGCCCGATAGCGTATCTGAATTCATAACTAACTTTCATTACGAAATCATTTCCTTTGATGCAGATTTTACACAAAAAGAGGAGAACGAACTATTGGAATTTCTCATTTCTAAGGGTGATTTTAGAACTTTGAGCGAAGTCTATTTCTCACAGGCGTGTAAGGCCGAGAAAGCCAACCTTTATTCGTTGCTTCATGGATGTCACTCGGCAAGCATTCCGTTAGTAACCATTTATGATGAAATTGTAGCCAAAGCAGTAAAGAAAATTTTTAATCTCCGAAATCAATCAAAAATTTCACTAACGGAAGAATTTATTACAAAAAATTCTATGTTGGAAAGTCTTTTCCAATTCAGGCTATTAACACAAAAAGTATTTTCTTCACAAAGGACTGTTCTATTAGCTTCTGCAAAAAGCGGTATCCAGGAAGTTGTACTTTCTTGTGCTGAACATCTCTTGACGATGGCAGGTTGGAAGGTGTTGAATCTTGGTGCAAATACAAACGTCGAGATTGTAAAAGCCGCGATCATTGCCGGGCAACCGCAATTGATATGTGTTTGCAAAGATTATTTAGGTGAAGAAAGTGGCTCAACATTACTAACAACCGCTATTGAGAATAAGGCACAAATACTCTTTTCAAATTTAGATTCTTACCAAAATATTTTCACTACTGCAAAGATAGAAGAAATTACACAACGCTCTTTTTCTTCATTCAATGAAATGCTTAGTCTCATATTTAAGCATAGATAA